The following proteins are encoded in a genomic region of Rhizobium sp. CCGE531:
- a CDS encoding RidA family protein, with the protein MADINIYNPEKLGPPMGQYTHVTRVKANEFLFIAGMLSGDSAGNVIGEGDFDTQTAQVFKNVEAALESAGASWSNVVQFTTYLVHSQDIPKFMEFRLREFPKMFPDGKYPPNTLLMVDRLVKEPFLVEVQTIAAL; encoded by the coding sequence ATGGCCGACATCAATATTTATAACCCTGAAAAGCTTGGGCCCCCAATGGGTCAGTATACGCATGTCACCCGCGTGAAGGCGAACGAGTTCCTGTTCATCGCGGGAATGCTGTCCGGTGACTCCGCTGGCAACGTCATCGGCGAGGGTGACTTCGACACCCAGACTGCACAGGTTTTCAAGAACGTCGAAGCCGCGTTGGAATCTGCGGGGGCGTCCTGGAGCAATGTCGTGCAGTTCACGACCTACCTGGTCCACTCGCAGGACATCCCGAAGTTCATGGAATTTCGTCTGCGTGAGTTTCCCAAGATGTTCCCGGACGGGAAATATCCGCCGAACACGTTGCTGATGGTCGACCGGTTGGTGAAGGAGCCCTTCCTTGTAGAGGTCCAGACGATCGCAGCGCTTTAA
- the pyc gene encoding pyruvate carboxylase yields the protein MPISKILVANRSEIAIRVFRAANELGIKTVAIWAEEDKLALHRFKADESYQVGRGPHLERDLGPIESYLSIDEVIRVAELSGADAIHPGYGLLSESPEFVDACNKAGITFIGPKADTMRRLGNKVAARNLAIEIGVPVVPATDPLPEDEAEIRRLADEIGYPVMLKASWGGGGRGMRAIRDPKDLIREVTEAKREAMAAFGKDEVYLEKLVERARHVESQVLGDTHGNVVHLFERDCSVQRRNQKVVERAPAPYLTEAQRQELAGYSTRIAQATNYIGAGTVEYLMDMDTGKFYFIEVNPRIQVEHTVTEVVTGIDIVKAQIHILEGFAIGTPESGVPKQEDIRLHGHALQCRITTEDPEQNFIPDYGRITGYRSASGFGIRLDGGTAYPGAVITRFYDPLLVKVTAWAPNPAEAIARMDRALREFRIRGVATNLTFLEAIISHPKFQDNSYTTRFIDTTPELFQQVKRQDRATKLLTYLADVTVNGHPEAKGRPKPNADAAKPIVPYIDTPIKDGTKQKLDELGPKKFAEWVRAEKRVLMTDTTMRDGHQSLLATRVRTYDISRVAGTYAKALPNLFSLECWGGATFDVSMRFLTEDPWERLARIREDAPNLLLQMLLRGANGVGYKNYPDNVVKYFVRQAARGGIDVFRVFDCLNWVENMRVSMDAVAEENRICEAAICYTGDILNSARPKYDLKYYAALAAELEKAGAHMIALKDMAGLLKPAAATVLFKALREATDLPIHFHTHDTSGIAAATVLAAVDAGVDVVDAAMDAFSGNTSQPCLGSIVEALRGSERDPGLDPAWIRRISFYWEAVRNQYAAFESDLKGPASEVYLHEMPGGQFTNLKEQARSLGLETRWHQVAQAYADANQMFGDIVKVTPSSKVVGDMALMMVSQDLTVADVENPAKDVSFPDSVVSMLKGDLGQPPGGWPKALQKKALKGEKPYAAVPGSLLAPADLDAERKAVEEKLGREVSDNEFASYLMYPKVFIEYALAADTYGPVSVLPTPAYFYGLSAGEELSPALEKGVSLVILHQATSEPDEQAMVKVFFELNGQPRLIKVPDRNRAASSAIRRKADSGNAAHLGAPMPGVISTVAVSAGQTVKSGDVLLSIEAMKMETALHAEKDGTIAEVLVRTGDQIDAKDLLIVYSS from the coding sequence ATGCCCATTTCCAAGATACTCGTTGCCAATCGCTCTGAAATTGCCATTCGCGTGTTCCGCGCGGCCAACGAGCTCGGGATAAAGACGGTCGCGATCTGGGCCGAGGAAGACAAACTTGCACTTCATCGCTTCAAGGCGGACGAAAGCTACCAAGTCGGCCGCGGGCCGCACCTTGAGCGGGATCTTGGTCCGATCGAGAGTTATTTGTCGATCGACGAGGTGATCCGCGTCGCAGAGCTTTCCGGCGCCGATGCCATCCATCCCGGCTACGGCCTGCTATCTGAAAGCCCCGAATTCGTCGATGCCTGCAACAAGGCCGGCATTACCTTCATCGGCCCAAAGGCCGATACCATGCGCCGTCTCGGCAATAAGGTTGCCGCCCGCAATCTGGCAATCGAGATCGGCGTTCCGGTCGTTCCCGCCACCGATCCGTTGCCGGAAGACGAAGCTGAAATCCGCCGGCTTGCCGACGAAATCGGTTATCCCGTCATGCTCAAGGCTTCCTGGGGCGGTGGCGGGCGCGGCATGCGCGCGATCCGCGACCCCAAGGATCTGATCCGCGAGGTGACGGAAGCCAAGCGCGAGGCAATGGCCGCGTTCGGCAAGGACGAGGTCTATCTGGAAAAATTGGTCGAGCGGGCCCGCCACGTCGAAAGCCAGGTGCTCGGCGATACCCACGGCAACGTCGTGCATCTGTTCGAGCGCGATTGCTCGGTCCAGCGCCGCAACCAGAAAGTCGTCGAACGCGCCCCTGCCCCCTATCTGACGGAAGCGCAAAGGCAGGAACTGGCCGGCTATTCGACCCGGATCGCCCAGGCGACGAACTATATCGGTGCCGGTACCGTCGAATATCTGATGGATATGGACACCGGCAAATTCTACTTCATCGAGGTCAATCCGCGCATCCAGGTCGAGCACACCGTCACCGAAGTCGTCACCGGCATCGATATCGTCAAGGCGCAGATTCACATCCTCGAGGGCTTTGCCATCGGCACGCCGGAATCGGGCGTACCGAAGCAGGAGGACATCCGTCTCCACGGCCACGCACTGCAGTGCCGGATCACCACGGAAGATCCGGAGCAGAACTTCATTCCCGACTACGGCCGCATCACCGGCTACCGCTCCGCCTCCGGTTTCGGCATTCGGCTGGATGGTGGCACGGCCTATCCGGGCGCCGTCATCACCCGCTTCTACGATCCGCTGCTGGTCAAGGTCACCGCCTGGGCACCGAACCCTGCCGAAGCGATCGCCCGCATGGACCGGGCGCTGCGCGAATTCCGCATCCGCGGCGTCGCGACCAACCTCACCTTCCTCGAAGCGATCATCAGCCACCCGAAATTCCAGGACAATTCCTACACCACCCGCTTCATCGACACGACGCCGGAACTGTTCCAGCAGGTCAAGCGTCAGGACCGCGCGACGAAGCTCTTGACCTATCTCGCCGACGTGACGGTCAACGGCCACCCGGAAGCCAAGGGCCGGCCGAAGCCTAATGCCGATGCGGCAAAGCCGATCGTTCCCTATATCGACACGCCGATCAAAGACGGTACCAAGCAGAAGCTCGACGAGCTCGGCCCGAAGAAGTTCGCCGAATGGGTGCGCGCCGAAAAGCGCGTTCTGATGACGGACACGACCATGCGCGACGGTCACCAGTCGTTGCTGGCGACCCGCGTTCGCACCTATGACATTTCCCGCGTCGCCGGCACCTATGCCAAGGCGCTGCCGAACCTGTTCTCGCTGGAATGCTGGGGTGGCGCGACTTTCGACGTTTCCATGCGCTTCCTGACGGAAGATCCGTGGGAGCGCCTCGCGCGTATCCGCGAGGATGCGCCGAACCTTCTCCTGCAGATGCTGCTGCGCGGCGCCAACGGCGTCGGCTACAAGAACTACCCGGACAATGTCGTCAAATACTTCGTCCGCCAGGCGGCCAGGGGCGGCATCGACGTCTTCCGCGTCTTCGATTGCCTCAACTGGGTCGAAAACATGCGCGTGTCGATGGACGCGGTTGCGGAAGAAAACAGGATCTGCGAAGCGGCGATCTGCTACACCGGCGACATCCTCAACTCCGCCCGGCCGAAATACGACCTGAAATACTATGCTGCGCTGGCCGCCGAGCTGGAGAAAGCCGGCGCGCACATGATCGCGCTGAAGGACATGGCCGGCCTGTTGAAGCCAGCGGCGGCGACCGTGCTGTTCAAGGCGCTGCGCGAGGCGACCGACCTGCCGATCCATTTCCACACCCACGACACGTCGGGCATTGCGGCTGCAACGGTTCTGGCGGCCGTCGATGCCGGCGTCGACGTCGTCGATGCAGCAATGGACGCCTTCTCCGGCAACACCTCGCAGCCCTGTCTCGGCTCGATCGTCGAGGCGCTGCGCGGCTCCGAGCGTGATCCGGGCCTCGATCCCGCATGGATCCGCCGCATCTCCTTCTATTGGGAAGCGGTGCGCAACCAGTATGCCGCCTTCGAAAGCGACCTCAAGGGCCCGGCCTCGGAAGTCTATCTGCACGAAATGCCGGGCGGCCAGTTCACCAACCTCAAGGAACAGGCCCGCTCGCTGGGTCTCGAGACCCGCTGGCATCAGGTGGCGCAGGCCTATGCCGACGCCAACCAGATGTTCGGCGACATCGTCAAGGTGACGCCGTCCTCCAAGGTGGTGGGCGACATGGCGCTGATGATGGTCTCCCAGGATCTGACGGTGGCCGATGTCGAGAACCCGGCCAAGGACGTCTCCTTCCCGGATTCGGTCGTGTCGATGCTGAAGGGCGATCTCGGCCAGCCGCCAGGTGGTTGGCCGAAGGCCCTGCAGAAGAAGGCGCTGAAGGGCGAGAAGCCGTATGCCGCGGTTCCCGGATCGCTGTTGGCGCCGGCCGATCTCGATGCCGAACGCAAGGCCGTCGAGGAAAAGCTCGGCCGCGAGGTCTCCGACAACGAGTTCGCTTCCTACCTGATGTATCCGAAGGTGTTCATCGAATATGCGCTTGCCGCGGATACTTATGGCCCCGTTTCGGTCCTGCCGACGCCCGCCTATTTCTACGGTCTCTCGGCCGGGGAAGAGCTGTCGCCGGCGCTCGAAAAGGGCGTCTCCCTCGTCATCCTGCATCAGGCGACGAGCGAGCCGGACGAACAGGCCATGGTCAAGGTGTTCTTCGAACTCAACGGCCAGCCGCGCCTGATCAAGGTTCCCGATCGCAACCGGGCTGCCTCCAGCGCGATCCGCCGCAAGGCCGACAGTGGCAATGCCGCCCATCTCGGTGCGCCGATGCCGGGCGTCATCTCCACGGTCGCGGTGTCCGCCGGCCAGACGGTCAAGTCCGGTGACGTGCTGCTCTCGATCGAAGCCATGAAGATGGAAACGGCGCTGCACGCGGAAAAGGACGGCACGATCGCCGAAGTCCTGGTCCGCACCGGCGATCAGATCGACGCCAAGGACCTGCTGATCGTCTACAGTTCGTAA